CCTGCGCCCACGCCATCAGCCTGCTCTATCTGGTTGTCACCATCGTCGGGCTGTTGGCCTGGTATTTCCTCTACGACCGCCAAAAATGCCTGGCCCTGCTCCGGAACATCCGGCTGACCCGGTGCGTCCACTTCTGCGGACTGGTAGTGCTCGGAATATGGTTGGCTACCCAAACCCAATCAGGCGCCTTCGGCCATCCGCTCGATTACCTGGCCGGCGCCTCGCTCTGCCTGGCAATCTTCTTCGCATTCCAGGCCATGGTCGTGGCCAACGACATCATCGACCTCCAGGCCGACCGCATCTCCAACCCCAACCGGCCCCTGGCCGCGGGCGCTGTCCCGCCGGACGAATACCGGGCCGCCGGCTGGATATATTTCCTGCTGTCGCTCGGCCTGGCCTTCAACGTCTCCATCACCGCTATGTTCATCATCCTCTTCTTCGACGCCCTGTATCTGTTATATTCCGCGCCGCCGCTCCGGCTCAAGCGCTTCTTCCCGCTTAATATGCTGGTCATCGGCGTCAACAGCCTGGTGGCCGTCTGGCTGGGCTACTCCATCCTGGGCGGAACCAAGACCCTGGACCGGCTCCCGTCCGAATTCACCATGCTGGTGCCGCTGGTATTTTTCCTGGGCGCCAACATCATCACCATCAAGGACGCCGAAGCCGACCGGGCCGACCGGGTCTGGACACTGCCGACGCTTCTTGGGGAACGCTGGGGCCGGCGCGTCATCGGGCTGATGGCCCTGGCCTCGTTCCTGCTCGTGCCCTGGATGCTCGGCCTGGACTCGCTCTGGCCCTGGGCCGGACTCTTCGGCATCCTGGCCGCCCTGATAGTGCTCTGGCCCAAATGGCGCGAATGGCTCTTCTTCCTCAACTATTTTATCTACGCTATAATCGCTATATTGCTATATTCCACACGCTAGCCCAACAGTCCATAGTCTACGGTCTCCTTTGCTTCCCTGTGCCTTAAGAGCCGGTTTGAACCATCTTTCTTTATCCTTGACATAGGGCTGAATATTATTAATATCACCCCAAAATAGCATTGTTCAATCCATCATGGAGAATATCATGAGGTTTTACGCCCTGCTGACCGTCTTTTTATTGTCCCTGCCCGTAATAGCCGATCAGGCGCCGGGAAGCGCGGACGACAAATTAACCTTGATTAAAAGCGTCAAGCTGGCCGCGGAAAATAACCGGCAGATAAAACAGGGCCAGCAGATGGTCCTGGGCGCCGAGGCAAAAATGGGCGAATCGCAAAGTTACCGCTATCCCCACCTGCAATTGGACGCCAATTATTACCGGTTGAATAATATCCCCGAGTTTTCCATCCCGGGAATGGGCGCGTTCAGGATGGGTATCGCCGACAATTACAGTTATAAAGCAACGGTCTCGCAGGCGCTGTTTGCCTGGGGCAAGATTTCCAACGGCATCGCCCTGAGCCGGACCGAACTGGAAATATCCCGGCAAATCGCGGCCCTGACCGAACGGGAAATCACCTACGCCGTCATCCGGGTCTTTTACCAACTGCTCGCCACACAGGAAGCCGTCAAGGTGGTTGATGACAACATCAGCCTGCTGGAACAGCGCCTTAAAATGATGAAACAGAAATACCAGGCCGGCGAGATATCCGATTTTGATATCCTTTCAACCGAGGTGCAGATAAGTTCGGCCGGAGGCCAGAGACTGGATATGCTCAACGGATTGAACAAGTTACAGATGCAGTTCAACCTGATTCTGGTGCGTCCGGTAAATAGCGCAGTCATCCTTGACGGCGCGCTTGTCTACAATCGGATAAACGTGGATGAACGGACCGCCGTCGCCGGAGCGCTGGCAAACCGCATAGAAGCCCGGCAGATCCAGGACAAGGAAAAAATGGCGCAGTTGCAGAAGGACCTGGCCGCCGCGGGCAACCGGCCGAACCTGAACGCCTTCGGCAGTTGGGAACTTAAAAACGGCTACCTGGCCGATTTAGACTCTTATAAAGGCGCCTGGACTTTCGGGTTGACGCTGAGTTTTCCCGTATTTGACGGGTTCAAAAGCCGTTCGCAGGTGCGGCAGGCAGACGCCAACTTAAACGCCATCCGCCTGGAATATGAACAACAGCGCCAGGTTATCGAGACCGAGGTCAAGCAGGCCCTGCTTGACATCCAGTCCGCCTGGCAGAAAATAGAAATCGGCAAGCTGACCGTGACCCAGGCCGAGATGGCGCTCCGGATCGCCGAAGAGCGTTACGGTAAAGGGCTGATTGACGCGCTGGATTTGCTCAACGCCCAAACGGTCTTGACCGGCGCCAGGTTAAACCTGCTCCAGT
This region of Candidatus Brocadiia bacterium genomic DNA includes:
- a CDS encoding TolC family protein; protein product: MENIMRFYALLTVFLLSLPVIADQAPGSADDKLTLIKSVKLAAENNRQIKQGQQMVLGAEAKMGESQSYRYPHLQLDANYYRLNNIPEFSIPGMGAFRMGIADNYSYKATVSQALFAWGKISNGIALSRTELEISRQIAALTEREITYAVIRVFYQLLATQEAVKVVDDNISLLEQRLKMMKQKYQAGEISDFDILSTEVQISSAGGQRLDMLNGLNKLQMQFNLILVRPVNSAVILDGALVYNRINVDERTAVAGALANRIEARQIQDKEKMAQLQKDLAAAGNRPNLNAFGSWELKNGYLADLDSYKGAWTFGLTLSFPVFDGFKSRSQVRQADANLNAIRLEYEQQRQVIETEVKQALLDIQSAWQKIEIGKLTVTQAEMALRIAEERYGKGLIDALDLLNAQTVLTGARLNLLQSAYNFNLSKYNLEKVTGNEFGIGN
- a CDS encoding UbiA family prenyltransferase; this encodes MLNRIKRLIESIEALKIGLGWWLVCFASVIAVRNFLEGALESPKTVGCEADPYMAIAIFFGHFSLLYVSQFLLVAVILALAAGERIERVSKTVVAFWFIWFPPLFDFIWSSGRGYELVYAHTLENIWAFFVHCADPRPDMGVAAPPGIRVEFVIASLLVFIYILAKTRSIIRPLIGTLLFYGSLIFYVFGFPALVAYAWHAIFPNLPTAEAGTPVFDQLYYTQNLLPTCAHAISLLYLVVTIVGLLAWYFLYDRQKCLALLRNIRLTRCVHFCGLVVLGIWLATQTQSGAFGHPLDYLAGASLCLAIFFAFQAMVVANDIIDLQADRISNPNRPLAAGAVPPDEYRAAGWIYFLLSLGLAFNVSITAMFIILFFDALYLLYSAPPLRLKRFFPLNMLVIGVNSLVAVWLGYSILGGTKTLDRLPSEFTMLVPLVFFLGANIITIKDAEADRADRVWTLPTLLGERWGRRVIGLMALASFLLVPWMLGLDSLWPWAGLFGILAALIVLWPKWREWLFFLNYFIYAIIAILLYSTR